The following proteins are encoded in a genomic region of Reichenbachiella sp.:
- the mdh gene encoding malate dehydrogenase, which produces MKVTVVGAGNVGASVAEYVAMKELADEVVILDIKEGFAEGKAMDLNQCATLNGFNAKVIGTTGDYSKTAGSSVVVITSGIPRKPGMTREELIGTNAGIVKSVTENLVKHSPDAVLVVISNPMDTMTYLSAKTSGLAKNKVIGMGGTLDSARFKYRLSEALDCNPNDVKGMVIGGHGDTTMIPLTRLASYNSTPASDYISAERMEQVSADTMVGGATLTGLLGTSAWYAPGAAGAEVVEAIIRDKKIMMPCSVYLEGEYGQKDICIGVPVILGRNGWEKVIELDLNDEEKAKFEASAAAVRKMNDALEL; this is translated from the coding sequence ATGAAAGTAACCGTAGTAGGTGCCGGAAACGTAGGCGCCAGTGTAGCTGAGTACGTAGCCATGAAAGAATTGGCTGATGAAGTAGTGATCCTTGATATCAAAGAAGGTTTTGCTGAAGGTAAGGCCATGGACCTTAACCAATGTGCCACGCTTAATGGTTTCAACGCCAAAGTAATTGGTACTACGGGCGATTATTCTAAGACAGCCGGATCTTCTGTAGTAGTAATTACTTCAGGTATTCCTAGAAAGCCAGGAATGACTAGAGAAGAATTGATCGGTACGAACGCAGGAATTGTGAAGTCGGTAACTGAGAACTTAGTTAAACACTCTCCTGATGCGGTATTGGTAGTAATCAGTAACCCAATGGATACCATGACTTACTTGTCTGCTAAAACTAGCGGATTGGCTAAAAACAAAGTAATCGGTATGGGTGGTACTTTGGACAGCGCAAGATTCAAGTACAGATTGTCTGAGGCCTTGGATTGCAACCCTAACGATGTGAAAGGTATGGTAATCGGCGGACATGGTGACACGACTATGATTCCTTTGACAAGACTTGCATCTTACAACTCTACACCTGCTTCTGACTATATCTCTGCAGAGAGAATGGAGCAAGTATCTGCTGATACTATGGTTGGCGGTGCTACATTGACCGGCTTATTAGGTACTTCTGCGTGGTATGCTCCTGGAGCAGCAGGTGCTGAAGTGGTAGAAGCTATCATCAGAGACAAAAAAATCATGATGCCATGTTCTGTATACCTAGAAGGTGAGTACGGGCAAAAAGATATTTGTATCGGCGTGCCTGTCATCCTTGGGAGAAATGGATGGGAGAAGGTAATCGAATTGGATCTCAACGATGAAGAGAAAGCAAAATTCGAAGCAAGTGCTGCTGCCGTTAGAAAAATGAACGACGCTTTGGAACTATAA
- the tilS gene encoding tRNA lysidine(34) synthetase TilS, with translation MPNEPVFIRFPNEKKLSLIKIFQVSTFLNQVKRYINKNSLFSKEDKLLIALSGGLDSMVLTHLLFQLDFHIAVAHCNFQLRGTDSDADEEFVEAFAKMHKIPFYSKAFDTKAFAKEKKLSTQLAARALRYAWFDEVMKDQGYDYLVTAHHANDQVETMLYNMTKGTGIAGLRGIPLKNDQIRRPLLSIPKADIEAYAKKHQLPWREDVSNQEDKYSRNRLRLNVIPELKQLNPGLEQTLTNNSKRFEALEKLLLHQASTIKSQYLSKYQDSYSLELSWFDEENGGLAILIEILKPFGFNLDQCFSIAEGLSKTSGKQYLSSDYALTTDRSKLQITPKGETKNFLLTITDFPNQITTPWADFSIERVAAQKDWPKDGQVACLDADLVKFPLKVRNWEQGDSFYPLGMKGKKKLSDFMIDEKIPVNLKSRVMLFESDHDIIWVAGYRIDDRYKITSNTKNLLLIKMTNHV, from the coding sequence TCTGTTCAGTAAAGAAGACAAACTATTAATTGCATTGAGCGGGGGGCTGGATTCTATGGTATTGACTCACCTTCTATTTCAACTTGATTTTCATATTGCAGTAGCTCATTGCAATTTCCAGTTGAGAGGAACAGATTCAGATGCTGATGAGGAGTTTGTGGAGGCTTTTGCCAAAATGCACAAGATCCCATTTTACAGCAAAGCCTTTGACACTAAAGCGTTTGCAAAAGAGAAAAAACTATCTACACAGTTGGCCGCTAGAGCATTGCGGTATGCATGGTTTGACGAAGTGATGAAGGATCAGGGATATGATTATCTTGTTACGGCCCATCATGCCAATGATCAGGTAGAAACTATGCTATATAATATGACCAAAGGAACAGGTATTGCTGGGCTCCGAGGTATCCCACTCAAAAATGATCAAATCCGAAGACCACTGCTTTCCATTCCCAAAGCGGACATTGAAGCCTACGCGAAGAAGCATCAACTACCCTGGCGAGAGGATGTATCCAATCAAGAGGACAAATACAGCCGGAATCGCTTGCGCTTGAATGTGATTCCCGAACTCAAACAACTTAACCCCGGACTGGAGCAGACCCTGACCAATAACAGCAAAAGATTTGAAGCTTTAGAAAAACTGCTATTGCACCAAGCCAGTACAATCAAATCACAATACTTATCCAAGTATCAAGACTCCTATTCGCTGGAGCTATCATGGTTTGATGAAGAAAATGGTGGATTAGCTATTCTGATAGAAATTCTAAAACCCTTTGGTTTCAATTTAGATCAATGCTTTTCAATAGCTGAAGGCTTATCGAAAACCTCGGGAAAACAATACTTGTCATCGGATTATGCACTAACGACTGATCGAAGCAAACTTCAAATCACTCCTAAAGGAGAGACTAAAAATTTTCTCCTTACCATAACAGACTTTCCAAATCAAATAACCACCCCTTGGGCCGATTTTAGCATTGAACGTGTCGCTGCTCAGAAGGACTGGCCAAAAGACGGTCAGGTGGCTTGTCTCGATGCGGATTTGGTCAAATTCCCGCTAAAAGTGAGAAATTGGGAACAAGGAGATAGTTTTTATCCTTTAGGCATGAAAGGCAAAAAAAAGCTTAGCGATTTTATGATTGATGAGAAAATTCCCGTAAACTTGAAATCAAGGGTTATGCTGTTCGAATCTGATCATGATATCATTTGGGTAGCTGGCTATCGAATCGACGATCGATACAAAATCACTTCAAACACTAAAAACCTGTTGCTCATCAAAATGACCAATCATGTTTAA
- a CDS encoding metal-dependent transcriptional regulator, giving the protein MVSATVENYLKALFNLANDNGEVNISDLSTTLEVSKPTANSMVKNLQQHGWVRYEKYKPLKLTEAGKKAAALIIRKHRLTEMFLVEKMGFGWEEVHEIAEQVEHIKAPALFDRMDELMEYPKIDPHGSPIPDKDGNIITPAHQKLADCQPGDKVILVALSHSSKEFLEFLDSRNISLEIKINVLSIESFDQSMKVSYDGHPTEMLSQKVCERLLVKKV; this is encoded by the coding sequence ATGGTATCCGCAACGGTAGAAAACTATCTCAAAGCCTTATTTAACCTAGCTAATGACAATGGAGAAGTAAACATCTCTGATTTGAGCACTACGCTAGAAGTGAGTAAACCCACTGCCAACAGCATGGTCAAAAACCTGCAACAGCATGGCTGGGTGAGGTATGAAAAATACAAACCGCTCAAACTAACCGAGGCAGGTAAAAAGGCAGCTGCCCTGATCATTCGCAAACATCGTCTGACTGAAATGTTTCTTGTAGAAAAAATGGGATTCGGATGGGAAGAGGTGCACGAAATCGCTGAACAGGTCGAGCATATTAAAGCCCCGGCACTTTTTGACAGAATGGACGAATTGATGGAGTATCCTAAGATAGATCCACACGGCTCGCCTATTCCTGACAAGGATGGCAACATCATCACTCCAGCTCACCAAAAACTAGCAGATTGCCAACCCGGTGATAAAGTGATATTAGTAGCCTTGAGCCATTCCTCTAAGGAATTTTTGGAATTCCTCGATAGTCGTAATATCTCTTTGGAAATAAAAATAAACGTGCTGTCGATTGAATCCTTTGATCAGAGTATGAAGGTAAGCTACGATGGACATCCTACCGAAATGCTAAGCCAAAAAGTAT
- a CDS encoding thioredoxin family protein gives MIGSRTIIIWVIAPLLFPFLTYSQPNVYTFDQLDSLQQISKRKLVVFIHTDWCKYCEAMENTSFRNKEVARKLNDSFWFIKLNAESKEDIGFSGRVFRFKPSGVNTGTHELAKELGTQHGKLSYPSLCILNPNYQILFQYNQFLSADQLLEILEGI, from the coding sequence ATGATTGGTTCGCGAACTATAATAATTTGGGTCATAGCACCGCTGTTATTTCCATTTCTGACTTACAGTCAGCCCAACGTCTACACTTTTGATCAACTGGATAGTTTACAGCAAATTTCCAAAAGGAAGCTGGTAGTTTTTATTCATACCGACTGGTGTAAATATTGTGAAGCTATGGAGAATACTTCTTTTAGAAATAAAGAGGTAGCCCGAAAACTGAATGACTCCTTTTGGTTTATCAAGCTCAATGCAGAGTCTAAAGAAGATATTGGATTTAGTGGGCGTGTGTTTCGTTTCAAACCTTCAGGTGTGAATACGGGCACTCACGAATTGGCCAAAGAATTAGGAACACAGCATGGAAAATTGTCTTACCCTTCGCTTTGTATTTTGAATCCGAATTATCAGATTCTATTTCAGTATAATCAGTTTCTTTCGGCTGATCAATTGCTTGAGATTCTGGAAGGCATTTAA
- a CDS encoding cyclic nucleotide-binding domain-containing protein yields the protein MFNPFKKKYSKEELDLIAFMAQTRHFEKLDEDELALFLPSMYLRTYQQDEVVFFSGDPSHALYVIKRGSVALSIDVNDKFEQLAETYRGGIFGDNSLIEDAKRIYTTVITSEKAQLYVIPQINILEIFQSHPEVKAKMMSAFSEIYNEYTTQLFKTYKSHFGFFELSKVYQGKI from the coding sequence ATGTTTAATCCATTCAAGAAAAAATACAGCAAAGAAGAACTTGATCTCATCGCCTTTATGGCGCAGACCAGGCACTTTGAAAAATTGGATGAAGATGAATTGGCTTTATTTCTTCCTAGCATGTACCTGCGTACATACCAGCAGGATGAAGTAGTTTTCTTTTCTGGAGACCCCAGCCATGCCTTGTATGTAATCAAAAGAGGATCTGTCGCTCTCTCCATAGATGTGAATGACAAATTCGAGCAACTGGCAGAGACCTACCGTGGTGGCATATTCGGAGATAACAGTTTGATCGAAGACGCCAAAAGAATTTACACCACAGTGATCACATCTGAGAAAGCACAGCTTTACGTTATTCCTCAGATCAACATTTTAGAAATTTTTCAGTCGCACCCTGAAGTGAAGGCCAAAATGATGAGTGCCTTCTCGGAAATCTACAACGAGTATACCACACAGCTTTTCAAAACCTACAAGTCTCACTTTGGCTTTTTCGAGCTAAGCAAAGTCTACCAGGGAAAAATCTAG
- a CDS encoding TonB-dependent receptor, with the protein MAVIMVVVCLSAQAQMVIIKGQVVSGESPVEFAHVILKGTQTGTVADESGNYQMVKIPAGTYSVEAVAMGYHRTEQTITVQSGEVAILNFTLEENSATLGEVVISGTMKEVSKLESPVPVEVYSPAFFKANPTPSIFESLQNVNGVRPQLNCNVCNTGDIHINGLEGPYTMVLIDGMPIVSGLSTVYGLTGIPQSLIERMEIVKGPASTLYGSEAVGGLVNIITKKPSSAPLVSADVFATSWAEVNTDLGVRYDLGKKISSLLGINYFNYQNPIDNNKDGFTDVTLQNRISVFNKFNIDRKDGRVFSLAGRYVYEDRWGGEMDWTKEYRGGDEIYGESIYTSRWETFGIYQLPTEEFVNFQFSANGHNQNSVYGSTSYIADQYIVFGQLTWNKILGAHDVLTGLAYRYTYYDDNTPATASADASNPKNEPSVTHLPGLFVQDEIKLSEQNKLLLGARYDYNSVHGSILSPRINYKWSSVNKKNVLRVSAGNGYRVANVFTEDHAALTGARTVEFEGELRPETSWNGNINFVKKIYTSSGLFIGLDASVFYTYFTNQILPDYESDPNKIIYSNLDGSSVSQGVSFNVDMAWESGLKIIAGGTLMDVSVEENGEKFRQLLTERFQGVWSVGYSFDKLGLVVDYTGNLYGPMRLPLLGDLDNRSEYSPWWSIQNIQLTKILGDKWEVYGGVKNLLNFTPPANSIARSFDPFDEGVVFDGNGQVVPTPNNPNALTFDPSYVYAPNQGIRGFLGARFTFR; encoded by the coding sequence ATGGCAGTAATAATGGTTGTCGTGTGTCTTAGTGCACAAGCGCAAATGGTAATTATTAAAGGGCAGGTGGTCTCCGGAGAATCGCCTGTTGAATTTGCTCATGTAATTTTGAAGGGTACGCAGACCGGTACAGTAGCGGATGAAAGTGGAAATTACCAAATGGTAAAAATTCCTGCTGGTACGTATAGCGTTGAAGCTGTTGCTATGGGGTATCATAGGACTGAACAAACCATTACTGTTCAAAGTGGTGAAGTGGCAATTCTGAATTTCACTTTGGAAGAAAATAGTGCTACGTTAGGAGAGGTGGTGATCTCCGGAACTATGAAAGAAGTTTCAAAGCTAGAAAGCCCAGTGCCGGTTGAAGTCTATTCGCCAGCATTTTTCAAAGCCAATCCAACACCTTCAATATTTGAGTCTTTGCAAAACGTTAATGGTGTTCGTCCACAGCTCAACTGCAATGTCTGCAACACCGGAGATATCCATATCAATGGATTGGAAGGGCCTTACACCATGGTGTTGATTGATGGAATGCCCATTGTGAGTGGATTGTCTACCGTCTATGGACTGACAGGAATACCACAGTCGCTTATCGAACGAATGGAAATCGTAAAGGGACCGGCTTCGACCTTGTATGGCTCAGAGGCTGTGGGAGGTTTGGTCAACATTATTACAAAAAAGCCGTCTTCAGCGCCCTTGGTGTCTGCTGATGTATTTGCCACGAGTTGGGCCGAAGTAAACACTGACTTGGGGGTGCGCTATGATCTCGGGAAAAAAATCTCATCTCTTTTGGGAATCAACTACTTCAACTATCAGAACCCAATCGATAATAATAAGGATGGGTTTACAGATGTGACGTTGCAGAATAGAATTTCTGTCTTCAATAAGTTTAACATTGATCGAAAAGACGGTCGTGTATTTTCATTGGCAGGTCGCTATGTCTACGAAGATCGCTGGGGAGGCGAGATGGATTGGACTAAAGAATACAGAGGTGGTGATGAAATCTATGGAGAGAGTATTTATACCAGTCGTTGGGAGACCTTTGGTATCTATCAGTTACCCACCGAAGAGTTTGTCAATTTTCAATTTAGCGCCAACGGGCATAATCAAAACTCGGTCTATGGCAGTACTTCGTATATCGCCGATCAGTATATCGTATTTGGTCAGCTGACTTGGAACAAAATCTTGGGTGCACATGATGTGCTTACTGGTCTCGCCTATAGATATACTTACTACGATGACAACACACCAGCTACAGCTAGTGCCGATGCCAGCAATCCCAAAAATGAGCCATCTGTGACCCACCTACCCGGATTATTCGTGCAAGATGAGATCAAACTTAGTGAGCAAAATAAGTTGTTACTCGGGGCACGCTACGACTACAACAGTGTGCACGGTAGTATTTTGAGCCCAAGGATCAATTACAAATGGTCGTCAGTAAATAAAAAGAATGTTTTGCGTGTCAGTGCGGGTAATGGCTACCGTGTGGCCAATGTATTTACTGAGGACCATGCAGCACTAACAGGTGCCAGAACGGTGGAGTTTGAAGGTGAGCTTCGCCCGGAAACCTCCTGGAATGGAAATATCAATTTTGTGAAAAAGATTTATACTTCTAGCGGATTGTTTATTGGGTTGGATGCCAGTGTGTTTTATACCTATTTCACTAATCAGATTTTACCGGACTATGAATCTGATCCAAACAAGATCATCTATAGCAATCTGGACGGGTCTTCAGTTTCTCAAGGTGTTTCCTTTAATGTAGACATGGCCTGGGAGAGTGGACTTAAAATCATCGCCGGAGGAACGCTCATGGATGTATCTGTTGAGGAAAATGGGGAGAAATTCAGGCAATTGCTCACTGAGCGGTTTCAGGGAGTTTGGAGTGTGGGTTATTCATTTGATAAGCTAGGACTGGTGGTAGATTATACAGGTAATTTGTACGGACCTATGCGATTGCCTCTTTTGGGTGATCTGGATAATCGTTCAGAATATTCCCCTTGGTGGAGTATTCAAAATATTCAACTTACAAAAATTCTCGGGGACAAATGGGAAGTATATGGAGGGGTAAAAAACCTACTCAATTTCACTCCACCGGCAAATAGTATTGCTCGATCATTCGATCCTTTTGATGAGGGTGTAGTGTTTGATGGCAATGGACAGGTGGTACCTACGCCTAATAATCCCAATGCGTTAACTTTTGATCCAAGTTATGTGTATGCGCCCAATCAAGGGATTCGAGGTTTTTTAGGGGCTAGGTTTACTTTTAGATAG